A segment of the Candidatus Synechococcus calcipolaris G9 genome:
AATCAATTTCCAGGCTATCTTCCCCTGCTTCAATCGTGACATCACTGGCAAGTTGACGCACAGCGATACCCCGCTCTCGAAAGAGACGGACGGCGGCGGGACGGACTTGCCACTCGACAAACTCCCCAAGGCGATTGCCTAGATTACCAATTTGTTGATTAACTTGCTGGATTTGGCGATCGGTCTTGCGAGCTTGATCTTTGAGGATTTGCTCTGTTTCCTGGAAGCGGCGTTCTGCTTCCTGGAATCGACGCTCTGCTTCCTGAGACTGCTCCTTGAGAAGTCGTTCGGTTTCTTTTTGGGCTTCGGCGAGTTCACCCAATAAACGCCACACATCATCGGCGGTGGTTGCCATGGTTTTGACCCTAGATTTTTATGGCTTGTCTATCTCTAGGATACCTAACTGCACTCCGCCGCTAGGGCAGACTCTACGGGCACACCATCAATCTCTAAGACTATCTCATCTCTTTCTTCGAGTAATTGACAGAGGCTTTGCTCTAGGGGAAGTTGGGTTTGCTCCTGACCTTGCAAAATGGTTAGTAGCTCTTGGGGAAATTTCAACTCTACTGGCGCAGGCACAAAGACAAAGATGGTTGGTGGTGGTGTCACTGGGGGTACAGGAGGTTGGGGCACAGTTGATGTGACAGGTGTAACTACTAGCGGTGCTGCGGGGGGTTGCACGACAGGAGTCATGGCTGGAGTTGTTGTAGGAGGATCAGTAGGAGTAACGGGTAATTGAAACTGATATGCCCCCAAATCGAGCAAGCCATCCCTGAGACGAGGCTCCCCCCGCTGATCTGTTGCCGGCAAACCTGTTTGGCTAGGATCACCTACGGCTAAGGCCGGACTGTCCGGTAAGAGGGCATGGGTTTGGGTGGGGCCGCCATTGTTGGCGAGGGGGCCAATAATTTGACTGGTTGGAACTGAAGGAGTAATGACGTTGCCTGCCCCACTGGAGATCCCGCCACCAATGCCCAGAGTGTTGTTTTGCCCAACAAGGTTATTGCCGGTAAAGTTTAGAGCGCCACCGTTATTAATTTCAGGGCCGACAGTAGCAGTAGACTCATTACCACTAATAATGCTGTTGGTCACGTTGACCGTAACATTATTCACAATCCCGCCGCCGCCGCCGGATGAAGGATCCGTAGCCTTATTGCCACTGATCGCGCATCCCAGCCATCGCTCGCCACTCAATAGCATCATATTTCTGACGCAACCCATCTGGTAACTGTTTGACAGCTTCACCGATTACTTCAATACTACAAACGTAAGCGCGCTTCAGCGTTTCATCTTACACAAATTTCGCCTTGTCTAAACTCGTAGAACTCGCCATGATG
Coding sequences within it:
- a CDS encoding choice-of-anchor Q domain-containing protein, yielding MMLLSGERWLGCAISGNKATDPSSGGGGGIVNNVTVNVTNSIISGNESTATVGPEINNGGALNFTGNNLVGQNNTLGIGGGISSGAGNVITPSVPTSQIIGPLANNGGPTQTHALLPDSPALAVGDPSQTGLPATDQRGEPRLRDGLLDLGAYQFQLPVTPTDPPTTTPAMTPVVQPPAAPLVVTPVTSTVPQPPVPPVTPPPTIFVFVPAPVELKFPQELLTILQGQEQTQLPLEQSLCQLLEERDEIVLEIDGVPVESALAAECS
- a CDS encoding DUF86 domain-containing protein is translated as MKRAYVCSIEVIGEAVKQLPDGLRQKYDAIEWRAMAGMRDQWQ